A portion of the Adhaeribacter radiodurans genome contains these proteins:
- a CDS encoding LytR/AlgR family response regulator transcription factor → MRIVIVEDEAIAARRLRKMVETLEPSCTIEATLDSVSATVNWFNSHLAPDLLLLDIELADGQSFDIFKQIEVACPIIFTTSYDEHAIRAFKLNSIDYLLKPIQEKELQQSLQKLKNLQKVFTERKPLTLQIEALLKELQEQQLPTPGQYRDRILVKQGQRMIPITSNEVAYFFTKEKINFLLTKDNRRYQIDFTMEELEKSLPPKDFFRANRQFLVNYTAVEKVSQDYNAKLKLNLNPSPAEEVIISREKAMEFRQWLGE, encoded by the coding sequence ATGCGCATCGTAATAGTTGAAGACGAAGCTATTGCCGCTCGCCGTTTACGGAAGATGGTGGAAACACTGGAACCATCTTGTACCATTGAGGCCACGCTGGATAGTGTGTCAGCTACGGTAAATTGGTTTAATTCCCATCTGGCTCCTGATTTATTATTGTTAGATATTGAACTAGCAGATGGGCAAAGCTTTGATATTTTTAAACAGATAGAAGTAGCCTGCCCGATAATATTTACAACTTCCTATGATGAACATGCTATTCGGGCTTTTAAATTGAACAGCATTGATTATCTGCTAAAGCCGATTCAGGAAAAGGAATTACAACAAAGCTTACAAAAATTAAAAAATCTACAAAAGGTATTTACCGAAAGAAAGCCTTTAACCCTTCAGATTGAAGCTTTATTAAAAGAATTACAAGAGCAGCAATTGCCCACCCCTGGGCAGTACCGGGACCGAATTCTGGTAAAACAAGGCCAGCGCATGATTCCTATCACCAGTAACGAGGTAGCTTACTTCTTCACTAAAGAAAAAATAAATTTTTTGCTGACCAAAGATAACCGCCGGTACCAGATTGATTTTACCATGGAAGAACTCGAAAAATCCCTTCCTCCGAAAGATTTCTTCCGGGCCAATCGCCAATTCCTCGTCAACTATACGGCCGTAGAAAAAGTTAGTCAGGATTATAATGCAAAACTCAAATTAAATCTGAATCCCTCCCCTGCCGAAGAAGTTATTATCAGCCGCGAAAAAGCCATGGAATTCCGGCAATGGTTAGGAGAATAA
- a CDS encoding 3-keto-disaccharide hydrolase — protein MHKKTFFSFIPAAILCVGLLTGNCQNKNANKNQRDKEGFTSIFDGKTLKGWEGDPKYWRVEEGALVGEITPTTLLKTNSFIIWRGGTPADFEFKGSFKITTDGNTGINYRSEQLTDIPFALKGYQADIDGKIRYTGQNYEERGRTTLAYRGEIVTVNTQENAENPESFRANVKNNAWQARQVTGSLGKSDSLQTLIKSNDWNDFHIVVKGNRLQHYVNGVLMSDVTDKDTVNRKMSGLLGVQVHVGPPMKVQYRNLRIKQL, from the coding sequence ATGCATAAAAAAACTTTTTTCTCCTTTATTCCGGCAGCAATCCTGTGCGTGGGTTTGCTGACCGGCAATTGTCAGAATAAAAATGCCAATAAAAACCAGCGCGACAAGGAAGGGTTTACTTCTATTTTCGACGGTAAAACTTTAAAAGGCTGGGAAGGTGATCCTAAATATTGGCGCGTGGAAGAAGGAGCCTTAGTAGGGGAAATTACTCCTACCACACTTTTAAAAACTAATTCTTTTATTATTTGGCGGGGTGGCACTCCAGCTGATTTTGAATTTAAAGGTTCTTTTAAAATTACCACCGATGGCAATACCGGCATTAATTACCGCAGCGAACAATTAACTGATATTCCGTTTGCCTTAAAAGGATACCAGGCCGATATTGATGGAAAAATCCGGTATACGGGTCAAAATTACGAAGAGCGTGGCCGTACTACATTGGCTTACCGTGGCGAAATTGTAACCGTAAATACCCAGGAGAATGCCGAAAATCCTGAATCTTTCCGGGCGAATGTAAAAAATAATGCCTGGCAGGCCCGCCAGGTTACCGGCTCGTTGGGTAAAAGCGATTCCCTCCAAACCTTAATTAAAAGCAACGACTGGAATGATTTTCATATCGTGGTAAAAGGCAACCGGTTGCAGCATTATGTGAACGGGGTTTTAATGAGCGATGTAACCGATAAGGATACTGTAAACCGGAAAATGAGTGGCTTGCTAGGGGTGCAAGTTCACGTAGGCCCCCCCATGAAAGTACAATACCGTAACCTGCGGATAAAACAACTTTAA
- a CDS encoding FG-GAP repeat domain-containing protein: MQKAFLPALGLFFLVNICSGQSKEPANKVTRPLKFTKQQIAAESFESVDVFDVNNDKIPDLVSGAYWYEGPKFLNRHYIGEVKRFGEYWDDFSTVPLDVNGDNKIDFVTGGWFGKTLTWRENPGNGNEWPEHRIAEAGNIETTRAWDVDGDGIPEIIPNTPNDSLVIYRLVKNSQGKGTGRFEAHRIMGKHGHGLGFGDVNGDGRSDLLVENGWLEAPTQPFKQAWNFHEDFKLGTSSVPILVVDVNKDGLNDLIVGQAHSYGLHWYEQKKDKKSKKTTWLKHAIDLNNSQFHTMHWIDLDGDGQEELITGKRFRAHNGNDPGEFDPLGIYYYKWNGESFTKQIVSYGPFGEGKGAGIYFSVTDLTGSGRKDIIVAGKDGLYVFYNQGSE; this comes from the coding sequence ATGCAAAAAGCCTTCTTACCTGCCTTAGGTTTGTTTTTTTTAGTAAATATTTGTTCCGGTCAGTCTAAGGAACCAGCCAATAAAGTAACCAGACCACTAAAATTTACAAAGCAACAAATTGCTGCAGAGAGTTTTGAATCGGTAGATGTTTTTGACGTAAATAATGATAAAATTCCGGACCTGGTTTCGGGTGCTTATTGGTACGAAGGGCCAAAGTTTTTAAACCGGCATTACATTGGCGAAGTAAAACGTTTCGGAGAATATTGGGACGATTTTTCCACGGTTCCATTAGATGTAAACGGCGATAATAAAATAGATTTTGTTACCGGAGGTTGGTTTGGTAAAACTTTAACCTGGCGCGAAAACCCGGGTAACGGAAACGAATGGCCCGAGCACCGTATTGCTGAAGCCGGAAACATTGAAACCACCCGCGCTTGGGACGTAGACGGCGACGGCATTCCGGAAATTATTCCTAATACGCCGAATGATTCTTTAGTAATATATCGCTTAGTTAAAAATAGCCAGGGCAAAGGAACCGGCCGCTTTGAGGCGCACCGGATTATGGGCAAACATGGCCATGGTTTAGGCTTCGGCGATGTAAACGGCGACGGCCGCAGCGACTTACTGGTAGAGAATGGCTGGCTCGAAGCTCCAACGCAACCCTTTAAACAAGCCTGGAATTTTCACGAAGATTTTAAATTAGGCACTTCCAGTGTACCCATTTTAGTGGTGGATGTAAATAAAGATGGACTGAACGATTTAATAGTGGGCCAAGCGCATAGCTATGGTTTACACTGGTATGAGCAGAAAAAAGACAAAAAATCAAAAAAAACTACCTGGTTAAAACACGCTATCGACTTAAACAATTCGCAGTTTCATACCATGCATTGGATAGATTTAGATGGCGATGGGCAGGAGGAATTAATAACCGGCAAGCGTTTTCGTGCTCACAACGGCAACGACCCCGGCGAGTTTGATCCTTTAGGTATTTACTATTATAAATGGAATGGCGAGTCTTTCACGAAGCAAATTGTGAGTTACGGTCCCTTCGGGGAAGGCAAAGGGGCAGGCATTTATTTCAGCGTTACCGACCTGACCGGCTCCGGCAGAAAAGATATAATAGTGGCCGGAAAGGACGGGTTGTACGTTTTTTATAATCAGGGAAGTGAGTAG
- a CDS encoding PSD1 and planctomycete cytochrome C domain-containing protein: protein MTQKRIFWKILFAAAVFLQACTSGTDFKTSGEQLPDQVSYNFDIRPILSDNCYACHGPDANKREAGLRLDIAEEAYKALEENPTAHALVPGKPELSVVYQRISSPDTTLVMPPANSNLKLTNREIQLIQKWIKQGAKYEPHWAFVAPKKPALPPIKQKDWVQNEIDYFILEKQEQKGLAPNPEADKERLLKRVSLDLIGLPPSLELMNQFMADTSANAYEKIVDQLLQNPAYGEKMAVHWLDVARYADSHGFQDDGYRTQWPWRDWVIHALNQNISYKDFITWQLAGDLMPNATKEQVLATGFNRNHKITEEGGVVDEEYRVMYVSDRSDTFGKALLGVTTECARCHDHKYDPFSQKEYYQLYSFFNNVKEVGIESVIGGPETYAKKPLITISNEEVKNILTFINKPDTTRLIVSVMGDLDTLRKTHILNRGAYDAPGEEVQPGTPKAILPFNKNYPKNRLGLAKWLFDERNPLTARVYVNRVWQEFFGKGIVKTSGDFGMQGELPSHPALLDWLAVDFREHGWDTKRLVKQLVTSAAYRQSAVITPAKLKTDPNNILLARAPRYRIPAEFVRDLVLASSGLLNKTIGGPSVKPYQPPGLWEGATSGRGLLSVYKQDHGSSLYRRGMYTLIKRTVPPPSMSIFDASNRDQCEVKRLTTNTPLQALIMMNDPTVLEASRVLAAKLLQENNSTENKIKKAFRTIVCRQPSQKELQLLSNYYQEELKTLNKSIAEKRLAVGEYPLPAKTDKMKLAAFMQVVTTIYNLEETISKS from the coding sequence ATGACCCAGAAAAGGATTTTTTGGAAGATACTTTTTGCCGCTGCAGTTTTCCTGCAAGCGTGTACTTCTGGGACAGACTTCAAAACTTCGGGCGAGCAGTTGCCTGACCAAGTAAGTTATAACTTCGACATCCGGCCCATTCTATCGGATAATTGTTATGCCTGCCACGGTCCGGATGCCAACAAACGGGAAGCTGGCTTACGGTTAGATATCGCAGAAGAAGCCTATAAAGCTTTAGAAGAAAATCCCACCGCGCACGCTTTGGTACCAGGTAAACCTGAATTATCGGTGGTATACCAGCGCATTTCCAGTCCGGATACTACTTTGGTTATGCCGCCGGCTAATTCTAATCTCAAATTGACCAATCGCGAAATACAATTAATTCAGAAGTGGATTAAACAGGGCGCTAAATACGAACCGCATTGGGCATTTGTAGCCCCGAAAAAACCTGCTTTACCTCCAATAAAGCAAAAAGACTGGGTTCAAAACGAAATTGATTACTTTATTCTGGAGAAACAAGAGCAAAAAGGTTTAGCTCCTAACCCGGAAGCCGATAAAGAGCGTCTGCTTAAACGGGTAAGCCTGGACCTGATTGGCCTTCCTCCCAGCCTGGAGTTAATGAATCAATTTATGGCCGATACCAGCGCTAATGCTTATGAAAAAATAGTAGATCAATTGCTACAAAATCCGGCTTACGGCGAAAAAATGGCGGTGCACTGGCTGGATGTGGCCCGCTACGCCGATTCTCACGGTTTCCAGGACGATGGTTACCGCACGCAGTGGCCCTGGCGCGATTGGGTGATTCATGCACTTAACCAAAATATTTCTTATAAAGATTTTATTACCTGGCAACTAGCCGGCGATTTAATGCCCAATGCTACTAAAGAACAAGTACTCGCTACTGGTTTTAACCGCAATCATAAAATTACTGAAGAAGGCGGCGTGGTAGACGAAGAATACCGGGTAATGTACGTTTCGGACCGCAGTGATACCTTTGGCAAAGCTTTGTTAGGAGTTACTACCGAATGCGCCCGCTGCCACGACCATAAATACGATCCTTTTTCGCAGAAAGAATACTATCAGCTTTACTCCTTTTTTAACAACGTTAAAGAAGTAGGCATAGAATCGGTAATTGGCGGACCCGAGACCTACGCTAAAAAACCACTCATAACTATCAGCAACGAAGAAGTAAAAAATATTTTAACCTTTATTAATAAACCCGATACCACCCGGTTAATTGTATCGGTTATGGGCGATTTGGATACCTTGCGAAAAACCCATATCCTGAACCGAGGCGCTTACGATGCACCCGGCGAGGAAGTGCAGCCCGGTACCCCCAAAGCTATCCTGCCCTTTAATAAGAATTACCCAAAAAACCGGCTGGGCCTGGCTAAATGGTTATTTGATGAACGAAACCCGCTTACCGCCCGCGTGTACGTAAACCGGGTATGGCAAGAATTTTTCGGGAAAGGCATTGTTAAAACTTCCGGCGATTTTGGCATGCAGGGCGAACTTCCCTCGCATCCGGCTTTACTAGATTGGCTGGCCGTTGACTTCCGGGAACACGGCTGGGATACCAAACGCCTCGTAAAACAATTGGTTACTTCTGCTGCTTACCGGCAATCGGCGGTAATAACGCCGGCCAAATTAAAGACTGATCCCAATAATATTTTACTAGCCCGGGCTCCCCGGTACCGGATACCCGCCGAATTCGTCCGCGATTTAGTATTAGCCAGCAGCGGCTTGTTAAATAAAACTATTGGCGGACCAAGTGTAAAACCTTACCAGCCGCCGGGTTTATGGGAAGGCGCTACCTCGGGGCGGGGTTTGCTTTCGGTTTATAAACAAGACCATGGTTCCAGCCTTTACCGTCGGGGTATGTATACTTTAATAAAAAGAACCGTGCCGCCTCCCAGCATGAGTATTTTCGATGCCAGTAACCGCGACCAGTGCGAAGTAAAAAGGCTTACGACTAATACGCCGCTACAAGCTTTAATCATGATGAACGACCCAACTGTTCTGGAAGCCTCCCGGGTATTGGCCGCCAAATTGTTGCAGGAAAATAACTCAACGGAAAATAAAATAAAAAAAGCATTTCGGACAATTGTTTGTCGCCAACCAAGCCAAAAGGAATTACAACTGCTAAGCAATTATTACCAGGAAGAGCTTAAAACTTTAAACAAATCCATTGCAGAAAAACGGTTAGCGGTAGGGGAATATCCCTTACCCGCAAAAACCGATAAAATGAAGCTGGCCGCGTTCATGCAGGTAGTTACTACCATTTATAATTTAGAAGAAACTATTTCAAAATCCTGA
- a CDS encoding DUF1501 domain-containing protein, translating into MEKEILEHGFNFNRRHFLSKLSLGLGSVALGSLLIPDLFKGSGLDDSGLSAGIPHFAPKAKRVIYLFQNGAPSQLESFDYKPKLREMNGKELPTSVRGNQRLTGMTANQDSFPLAGSFIDFKQYGESRAWVSDLFPHTAKIVDDICIVKSMFTEAINHDPALTFVQTGSQQGNRPSMGAWLSYGLGSENKNLPAFTVLLSRGIGNGQGVYSKLWTNGFLDSIHQGVQFSKGEDPVLYIRDPEGMDRHARRKMLDNLAALNQLAYEEFGDPEISAKVQQYEMAYRMQTAVPEVMDLSKEPDDVIKLYGPECLVPGTFAANCLLARKLSENGVRFVQLYHQGWDQHGNLPYEITSQAKDVDQASAALVTDLKQRGLLDETLVIWGGEFGRTSYSQGKLTKDNYGRDHHPRCFSIWMAGGGVKPGIVYGDTDDFGYNVIKDPVHVHDFQATVLHQLGLDHEKLIFKHLGRRYRLTDVAGKVVKDILV; encoded by the coding sequence ATGGAAAAAGAAATTCTGGAACACGGCTTTAATTTTAATCGCCGTCATTTTTTATCCAAGCTAAGTTTAGGACTGGGAAGCGTTGCTTTAGGCTCTTTATTAATTCCGGACCTTTTCAAAGGCAGTGGCCTGGATGATTCGGGTTTAAGTGCGGGTATTCCCCATTTTGCGCCCAAAGCCAAGCGGGTAATTTACCTGTTCCAGAACGGGGCTCCTTCGCAACTGGAGTCTTTCGACTACAAGCCTAAACTGCGGGAAATGAATGGCAAGGAATTGCCTACTTCGGTGCGGGGGAATCAACGCCTAACCGGCATGACGGCCAATCAGGATTCTTTTCCCTTGGCCGGTTCTTTTATTGATTTCAAGCAATACGGCGAGTCACGGGCCTGGGTAAGCGATTTGTTTCCACATACGGCTAAAATTGTGGATGATATCTGCATTGTAAAATCCATGTTTACCGAAGCCATTAACCATGACCCCGCCTTAACTTTTGTGCAGACTGGTTCGCAGCAAGGTAACCGACCGAGTATGGGCGCGTGGTTGAGTTACGGTTTAGGTAGCGAAAACAAGAATTTGCCCGCTTTTACGGTATTGCTTTCCCGGGGTATTGGTAACGGACAAGGCGTCTATTCTAAACTCTGGACCAACGGCTTTCTTGATTCTATTCACCAGGGCGTGCAATTTAGTAAAGGCGAAGATCCGGTGCTTTACATTCGCGACCCCGAAGGAATGGACCGGCACGCACGCCGGAAAATGCTCGATAACTTAGCGGCCTTAAACCAATTAGCCTACGAAGAATTTGGCGATCCCGAAATAAGTGCCAAGGTACAGCAATACGAAATGGCCTACCGCATGCAAACCGCCGTGCCCGAAGTTATGGATCTTTCCAAAGAACCCGACGACGTCATAAAATTATACGGACCAGAGTGTTTGGTGCCTGGTACCTTTGCGGCGAACTGTTTGCTGGCCCGAAAATTATCGGAAAACGGAGTCCGGTTCGTGCAACTCTATCACCAGGGTTGGGACCAGCACGGAAACCTGCCTTACGAAATTACCAGCCAGGCCAAAGACGTGGATCAGGCTTCGGCGGCCTTGGTTACCGATTTAAAACAACGGGGCTTGCTCGACGAAACGCTGGTAATCTGGGGCGGAGAATTTGGCCGCACCAGTTACAGCCAGGGCAAATTAACCAAAGATAATTATGGCCGCGATCACCATCCGCGTTGTTTTAGCATCTGGATGGCCGGTGGCGGCGTTAAACCGGGGATTGTTTACGGCGATACCGATGATTTTGGGTATAACGTTATTAAAGATCCGGTCCACGTTCATGATTTTCAAGCTACCGTTTTACACCAGTTAGGTTTGGACCATGAGAAGCTGATTTTTAAACATTTAGGTCGCCGTTACCGCTTAACGGATGTAGCGGGGAAAGTAGTGAAAGATATTTTAGTATAA
- a CDS encoding c-type cytochrome domain-containing protein, with protein sequence MKINLKGYAENLLFALNIFILFFLVFESKITVPFWLQPVGRMHPIFLHFPIVLLLLAMVLEFFRFATKYHTQEFYQTFTSNLFLAGLLTSAVTVLMGLFLSKEEGYEGGILQWHKWLGVGILLFATLVYWSRQYRWYTGTIAKTGALVTTFTLIFVGHYGAILTHGDNFILEPITIAEVPNVPVEQAEMFEHVIQPLFEKKCVSCHNPDKLKGKLALIDSAAMQKGGKTGKLFVAGKPEVSLLMKRIYLPVADKKHMPPANKTQLTPEEVKLLHLWVKEDADFSKKVIDFPAGDSLRVLATNFLKPVEDAGIAYDFAAADEKTIQKLNTNYRVITPLATESPALAVNVYNKQAFNTNTLADLKEVNQQIVSLELNKLPVKDADLKNIGQFKNLRWLNLNFTDITGKGLAELSQLKHLESLSLAGTNLHYKDLQKQIANFKNLRTVTLWNTGLADAEIKQLQHTYKTINFISGFKDDGTTLIKLNPPQLKNSSPIFRETLPLQLFHPIKGVTIRYTLDGSVPDSITSPIFKNGTTLAGMTTLKAKAFKTGWLGSEVAVFNFYRSSFKPDSVRLAYPLNRVHQANGPKTFFDGELGTFNANSPAWANNWGGFYKHPMELISEFKQPVTISAIALNTLIESENNIFPPEVIEVWGATTLNKWQHLATLKPEQPTKVNKPVIKLVESKFKPHQVSYLKIIAKPLKGLPGWHKSKGSPALLLIDEVFLN encoded by the coding sequence ATGAAAATCAACCTGAAAGGTTATGCCGAAAATTTACTTTTTGCCCTTAACATTTTCATTCTTTTTTTCCTGGTTTTTGAAAGTAAAATAACCGTACCATTCTGGCTGCAACCCGTTGGCAGAATGCATCCCATTTTTTTGCACTTCCCAATCGTACTTCTGCTGCTGGCCATGGTGCTGGAGTTTTTTCGCTTTGCTACGAAATACCACACGCAGGAATTTTATCAAACCTTCACTTCTAACCTGTTCCTGGCTGGTCTGTTAACCTCGGCAGTTACTGTTTTAATGGGCCTTTTTTTATCGAAGGAAGAAGGCTACGAAGGGGGAATTTTGCAATGGCATAAGTGGCTGGGGGTAGGCATTTTGTTGTTTGCTACTCTTGTTTACTGGAGTCGGCAATACCGTTGGTACACTGGAACCATAGCTAAAACTGGGGCCCTTGTTACTACTTTTACTCTTATTTTTGTCGGGCACTATGGGGCTATTTTAACCCACGGCGATAATTTTATTCTGGAACCCATCACCATTGCCGAAGTTCCGAATGTACCAGTAGAGCAAGCAGAAATGTTCGAGCACGTTATTCAACCCCTTTTTGAAAAAAAATGTGTGAGCTGCCATAATCCGGATAAGCTAAAAGGCAAATTAGCTTTAATTGACTCTGCTGCAATGCAAAAGGGCGGAAAAACCGGTAAATTATTCGTAGCGGGTAAGCCAGAAGTAAGTTTACTAATGAAACGGATTTACTTGCCTGTTGCCGATAAAAAACACATGCCACCGGCCAATAAAACCCAACTCACCCCAGAAGAAGTGAAACTGTTGCACCTGTGGGTAAAGGAGGATGCCGATTTTAGTAAAAAAGTAATTGATTTTCCTGCTGGCGATTCCCTTCGTGTATTAGCAACCAACTTCTTAAAACCTGTGGAGGATGCTGGTATCGCCTATGATTTTGCCGCGGCAGATGAAAAAACTATTCAAAAGCTAAATACCAATTACCGGGTAATAACGCCACTCGCTACAGAGTCGCCGGCTTTAGCTGTAAACGTTTATAACAAACAAGCTTTTAATACCAACACCTTAGCTGATTTAAAGGAAGTTAACCAACAGATAGTATCGCTGGAGTTAAACAAACTTCCGGTGAAAGATGCGGATTTAAAAAATATAGGCCAATTTAAAAATCTACGTTGGTTAAACTTAAATTTCACGGATATTACCGGAAAGGGATTAGCGGAATTATCTCAACTAAAACACTTAGAGAGCCTATCTTTGGCCGGCACCAACCTGCATTACAAAGATTTACAAAAACAAATAGCAAATTTCAAAAACCTGCGTACGGTAACTTTGTGGAATACTGGCTTAGCCGATGCCGAGATTAAACAACTACAGCACACGTATAAAACTATTAATTTTATATCGGGTTTTAAAGACGATGGTACTACCCTTATTAAACTAAACCCGCCCCAACTTAAAAACAGCTCTCCTATTTTCCGGGAAACTCTGCCTTTGCAATTATTCCATCCAATTAAAGGCGTTACAATCCGGTATACCCTGGATGGCAGCGTACCGGACAGTATTACATCTCCCATTTTTAAAAACGGAACTACCCTGGCCGGTATGACTACTTTAAAAGCGAAAGCTTTTAAAACCGGCTGGCTGGGCAGCGAAGTAGCTGTGTTTAACTTTTACCGAAGTTCCTTTAAACCCGATAGCGTTCGATTAGCCTATCCACTTAACCGGGTACACCAGGCGAATGGCCCTAAAACGTTTTTTGACGGCGAGTTAGGTACTTTTAATGCCAATAGCCCCGCCTGGGCAAATAATTGGGGCGGTTTTTATAAACACCCCATGGAGCTTATTTCGGAATTTAAGCAGCCTGTTACTATATCGGCCATTGCCCTTAACACTCTAATTGAATCAGAAAACAATATCTTTCCTCCGGAGGTGATAGAAGTTTGGGGGGCTACTACTTTAAACAAATGGCAGCATTTAGCAACTCTAAAACCAGAACAACCTACCAAGGTGAATAAACCAGTAATAAAATTAGTAGAAAGTAAATTTAAACCTCACCAGGTTTCTTACCTAAAAATTATTGCGAAACCCTTAAAAGGATTGCCTGGTTGGCACAAGAGCAAAGGAAGTCCGGCTTTACTATTAATTGATGAAGTGTTTCTGAATTAA